A genomic window from Pecten maximus chromosome 2, xPecMax1.1, whole genome shotgun sequence includes:
- the LOC117321834 gene encoding LOW QUALITY PROTEIN: E3 ubiquitin-protein ligase Praja-1-like (The sequence of the model RefSeq protein was modified relative to this genomic sequence to represent the inferred CDS: deleted 2 bases in 2 codons), which yields MDSEDPVVRPKTGQNGRPYSVSKDEAYARMLQREEDSLAITSDEDFARQLQDELNMEERRKLRESVSNRPAMRAMTPITQLFSSLVGTRWNTGMDEDSDNENNSEENDNSDSDSTISGATASTTSTNSTATTARSSDRRGSNTATSPRSGATARGRNRGTTRSTRGLHGMRPTETAVTERPIAGSSRGRGTNRGTSRGRRGQATSRGATASSRGSRSTQGTSTENESTETRITGNRRSIPNSMEPTAPPLSLAINQPELPEGEMEPEIILLDRGESDDPDNRYVRIMRDPMLLLLFLMGRAPQMMVPDDVDASDYESLWQLAEELGEVKSRGLGNKELGSLPLRLYNKRTKVSGDGENQAECRVCLNGYSAGESVCTLPCKGKHEFHRKCVKEWLKRNASCPICRFELKS from the exons ATGGATAGTGAAGACCCTGTTGTTCGTCCTAAGACTGGCCAGAATGGGCGACCATACAGTGTGTCGAAGGATGAGGCATATGCACGCATGTTACAAAGGGAAGAAGATTCATTAGCGATAACATCAGATGAAGATTTTGCAAGGCAACTCCAGGATGAGCTGAACATGGAAGAGCGAAGAAAGTTACGCGAATCAGTGTCCAATCGACCAGCGATGAGGGCAATGACCCCAATAACACAGCTGTTCAGCTCTCTTGTCGGCACTAGATGGAACACAGGCATGGATGAG GACAGTGACAACGAAAACAATTCAGAGGAGAATGACAACAGTGATtctgattctaccatatctggtGCTACAGCGTCCACCACTAGTACCAACAGCACTGCGACCACGGCAAGAAGTTCAGATCGCCGGGGATCAAATACAGCCACATCACCGAGGTCGGGTGCCACTGCCAGAGGACGGAATCGAGGTACCACTCGGTCAACAAGAGGCTTACATGGAATGCGACCAACAGAGACAGCAGTTACCGAGAGGCCAATTGCAGGATCATCAAGAGGACGGGGAACAAATCGTGGGACAAGTAGGGGTCGACGTGGTCAAGCAACAAGTAGAGGGGCCACAGCATCTAGTAGAGGTAGTAGAAGTACCCAAGGGACCAGTACAGAAAATGAATCAACAGAAACTAGAATCACTGGAAATAGAAGGTCTATACCAAATAGCATGGAACCTACAG cTCCCCCATTGTCACTTGCCATAAACCAGCCAGAGCTTCCAGAAGGAGAGATGGAGCCGGAAATAATTCTTCTGGACAGGGGTGAATCTGATGATCCAGACAACAGATACGTGCGCATAATG CGAGACCCTATGCTACTGTTATTGTTCCTGATGGGCAGAGCACCACAAATGATGGTGCCGGATGATGTGGATGCCAGTGATTATGAG TCCCTGTGGCAGCTGGCAGAGGAACTTGGGGAGGTGAAGAGTCGTGGTCTAGGGAACAAGGAGCTGGGATCCTTACCCTTG AGGCTGTACAATAAACGAACAAAGGTTTCTGGGGATGGGGAAAACCAGGCAGAGTGTCGAGTCTGTCTCAATGGCTACTCCGCCGGGGAAAGTGTCTGCACACTACCCTGTAAGGGCAAACATGAGTTTCAT AGAAAGTGTGTCAAAGAATGGCTTAAG CGGAATGCCTCCTGCCCTATCTGCCGATTTGAGTTGAAGAGTTAG